One Clupea harengus chromosome 3, Ch_v2.0.2, whole genome shotgun sequence DNA window includes the following coding sequences:
- the tdg.2 gene encoding G/T mismatch-specific thymine DNA glycosylase isoform X3 encodes MLIYLSKTTIKMEEKNASMTLPTDYLQYWYQTSQPYFHAPEATEYHHTNNVYYNMDNGREERDMTELTVHREPAEHHVFPAQRPVSPPQNNAIVPPAKKRGRPPKLRTEDGKPVAENDNTAKKAKRTLDRFNGMSVEEVMTKTLPDIIAHNLDILIVGINPGLLSAYKGHHYPNPGNHFWKCLFLAGLSDEQLNYMHDHTLPEKYGIGFTNMVERTTPGSKDLSSKEIREGSRQLVEKLKTYKPSIAAFNGKGIYEIFCKEIFGITPKNLEFGLQPYKVPDTDTVCYLMPSSSPRCAQFPRAQDKVHFYIKLKELRDEIKGVVPNKEIEETEYSFDLSLAKEDAKRIAIKEETPDPGYEAACGPWPGTDQGTSNYSSQGALYHGNQDGDPLQFGTSTAYTAFNGAHTSQ; translated from the exons ATGTTAATTTATTTAAGTAAAACCACCATTAAGATGGAAGAAAAGAATGCATCAATGACTCTTCCAACGGATTATCTCCAATATTG GTATCAAACCAGCCAGCCATATTTCCATGCACCGGAAGCAACTGAATATCATCACACGAATAATGTCTATTATAACATGGACAATGGTAGAGAAGAACGAGATATGACAGAACTCACTGTCCATCGGGAACCTGCTGAACACCATGTTTTTCCTGCGCAACGACCTGTCTCACCACCACAGAACAATGCAATCG TACCCCCTGCTAAGAAGAGAGGTAGACCTCCAAAACTCAGAACTGAGGACGGTAAACCAGTTGCTGAAAATGACAACACTGCCAAGAAGGCAAAAAGGACTCTTGATCGATTCAATGGTATGTCAGTTGAAGAAGTGATGACAAAAACCCTGCCCGATATCATCGCCCACAATCTTGACATATTGATA GTTGGAATTAATCCAGGACTTCTATCAGCCTACAAAGGACATCATTATCCAAATCCAGGAaatcatttct GGAAGTGTCTTTTCCTGGCTGGCCTAAGTGATGAACAGCTCAATTACATGCATGATCATACTCTGCCAGAGAAGTATGGAATTGGCTTTACCAACATGGTGGAGAGAACCACACCTGGAAGCAAAGATCTCTCAAG TAAAGAGATTCGTGAAGGTAGCAGACAGCTGGTAGAAAAGCTCAAGACATACAAACCGAGCATTGCCGCCTTTAATGGGAAAG GTATTTATGAAATTTTCTGCAAAGAAATCTTTGGAATAACGCCAAAGAATCTTGAATTTGGCCTGCAGCCATACAAGGTCCCGGACACAGATACA GTGTGCTATTTGATGCCGTCATCAAGCCCCCGCTGTGCCCAGTTTCCCCGTGCTCAGGACAAAGTACATTTCTACATTAAGCTCAAGGAGCTGCGGGATGAGATTAAGGGTGTTGTTCCAAATAAAGAAATTGAAGAGACTGAGTACTCTTTTGACCTATCATTGGCTAAAG AGGATGCTAAAAGGATAGCCATCAAAGAAGAGACCCCAGATCCGGGGTACGAGGCTGCCTGTGGGCCCTGGCCAGGGACAGACCAAGGGACCAGCAACTACTCTTCACAAG GTGCACTTTATCATGGCAACCAAGACGGTGACCCCTTGCAGTTTGGCACATCTACGGCTTACACAGCCTTCAACGGAGCACATACAAGCCAGTAG
- the tdg.2 gene encoding G/T mismatch-specific thymine DNA glycosylase isoform X1, whose translation MLIYLSKTTIKMEEKNASMTLPTDYLQYWYQTSQPYFHAPEATEYHHTNNVYYNMDNGREERDMTELTVHREPAEHHVFPAQRPVSPPQNNAIVPPAKKRGRPPKLRTEDGKPVAENDNTAKKAKRTLDRFNGMSVEEVMTKTLPDIIAHNLDILIVGINPGLLSAYKGHHYPNPGNHFWKCLFLAGLSDEQLNYMHDHTLPEKYGIGFTNMVERTTPGSKDLSSKEIREGSRQLVEKLKTYKPSIAAFNGKGIYEIFCKEIFGITPKNLEFGLQPYKVPDTDTVCYLMPSSSPRCAQFPRAQDKVHFYIKLKELRDEIKGVVPNKEIEETEYSFDLSLAKEDAKRIAIKEETPDPGYEAACGPWPGTDQGTSNYSSQGMGALYHGNQDGDPLQFGTSTAYTAFNGAHTSQ comes from the exons ATGTTAATTTATTTAAGTAAAACCACCATTAAGATGGAAGAAAAGAATGCATCAATGACTCTTCCAACGGATTATCTCCAATATTG GTATCAAACCAGCCAGCCATATTTCCATGCACCGGAAGCAACTGAATATCATCACACGAATAATGTCTATTATAACATGGACAATGGTAGAGAAGAACGAGATATGACAGAACTCACTGTCCATCGGGAACCTGCTGAACACCATGTTTTTCCTGCGCAACGACCTGTCTCACCACCACAGAACAATGCAATCG TACCCCCTGCTAAGAAGAGAGGTAGACCTCCAAAACTCAGAACTGAGGACGGTAAACCAGTTGCTGAAAATGACAACACTGCCAAGAAGGCAAAAAGGACTCTTGATCGATTCAATGGTATGTCAGTTGAAGAAGTGATGACAAAAACCCTGCCCGATATCATCGCCCACAATCTTGACATATTGATA GTTGGAATTAATCCAGGACTTCTATCAGCCTACAAAGGACATCATTATCCAAATCCAGGAaatcatttct GGAAGTGTCTTTTCCTGGCTGGCCTAAGTGATGAACAGCTCAATTACATGCATGATCATACTCTGCCAGAGAAGTATGGAATTGGCTTTACCAACATGGTGGAGAGAACCACACCTGGAAGCAAAGATCTCTCAAG TAAAGAGATTCGTGAAGGTAGCAGACAGCTGGTAGAAAAGCTCAAGACATACAAACCGAGCATTGCCGCCTTTAATGGGAAAG GTATTTATGAAATTTTCTGCAAAGAAATCTTTGGAATAACGCCAAAGAATCTTGAATTTGGCCTGCAGCCATACAAGGTCCCGGACACAGATACA GTGTGCTATTTGATGCCGTCATCAAGCCCCCGCTGTGCCCAGTTTCCCCGTGCTCAGGACAAAGTACATTTCTACATTAAGCTCAAGGAGCTGCGGGATGAGATTAAGGGTGTTGTTCCAAATAAAGAAATTGAAGAGACTGAGTACTCTTTTGACCTATCATTGGCTAAAG AGGATGCTAAAAGGATAGCCATCAAAGAAGAGACCCCAGATCCGGGGTACGAGGCTGCCTGTGGGCCCTGGCCAGGGACAGACCAAGGGACCAGCAACTACTCTTCACAAGGTATGG GTGCACTTTATCATGGCAACCAAGACGGTGACCCCTTGCAGTTTGGCACATCTACGGCTTACACAGCCTTCAACGGAGCACATACAAGCCAGTAG
- the c3h12orf73 gene encoding protein BRAWNIN, with product MPAGVSWPRYLGMFGASILSMFAGAQVVHQYYRPDLTIPEMPPKPGELRTELLGLKPVDNGTERQ from the exons ATGCCAGCTGGGGTGTCATGGCCGAGGTACCTGGGAATGTTTGGTGCTAGTATACTCTCCATGTTTGCAGGGGCCCAAGTTGTTCATCAATACTACAGACCAGACCTG ACGATTCCTGAGATGCCACCCAAACCAGGAGAGCTAAGGACTGAACTATTGGGGTTAAAACCAGTCGACAATGGCACTGAAAGGCAATGA
- the tdg.2 gene encoding G/T mismatch-specific thymine DNA glycosylase isoform X4 codes for MEEKNASMTLPTDYLQYWYQTSQPYFHAPEATEYHHTNNVYYNMDNGREERDMTELTVHREPAEHHVFPAQRPVSPPQNNAIVPPAKKRGRPPKLRTEDGKPVAENDNTAKKAKRTLDRFNGMSVEEVMTKTLPDIIAHNLDILIVGINPGLLSAYKGHHYPNPGNHFWKCLFLAGLSDEQLNYMHDHTLPEKYGIGFTNMVERTTPGSKDLSSKEIREGSRQLVEKLKTYKPSIAAFNGKGIYEIFCKEIFGITPKNLEFGLQPYKVPDTDTVCYLMPSSSPRCAQFPRAQDKVHFYIKLKELRDEIKGVVPNKEIEETEYSFDLSLAKEDAKRIAIKEETPDPGYEAACGPWPGTDQGTSNYSSQGMGALYHGNQDGDPLQFGTSTAYTAFNGAHTSQ; via the exons ATGGAAGAAAAGAATGCATCAATGACTCTTCCAACGGATTATCTCCAATATTG GTATCAAACCAGCCAGCCATATTTCCATGCACCGGAAGCAACTGAATATCATCACACGAATAATGTCTATTATAACATGGACAATGGTAGAGAAGAACGAGATATGACAGAACTCACTGTCCATCGGGAACCTGCTGAACACCATGTTTTTCCTGCGCAACGACCTGTCTCACCACCACAGAACAATGCAATCG TACCCCCTGCTAAGAAGAGAGGTAGACCTCCAAAACTCAGAACTGAGGACGGTAAACCAGTTGCTGAAAATGACAACACTGCCAAGAAGGCAAAAAGGACTCTTGATCGATTCAATGGTATGTCAGTTGAAGAAGTGATGACAAAAACCCTGCCCGATATCATCGCCCACAATCTTGACATATTGATA GTTGGAATTAATCCAGGACTTCTATCAGCCTACAAAGGACATCATTATCCAAATCCAGGAaatcatttct GGAAGTGTCTTTTCCTGGCTGGCCTAAGTGATGAACAGCTCAATTACATGCATGATCATACTCTGCCAGAGAAGTATGGAATTGGCTTTACCAACATGGTGGAGAGAACCACACCTGGAAGCAAAGATCTCTCAAG TAAAGAGATTCGTGAAGGTAGCAGACAGCTGGTAGAAAAGCTCAAGACATACAAACCGAGCATTGCCGCCTTTAATGGGAAAG GTATTTATGAAATTTTCTGCAAAGAAATCTTTGGAATAACGCCAAAGAATCTTGAATTTGGCCTGCAGCCATACAAGGTCCCGGACACAGATACA GTGTGCTATTTGATGCCGTCATCAAGCCCCCGCTGTGCCCAGTTTCCCCGTGCTCAGGACAAAGTACATTTCTACATTAAGCTCAAGGAGCTGCGGGATGAGATTAAGGGTGTTGTTCCAAATAAAGAAATTGAAGAGACTGAGTACTCTTTTGACCTATCATTGGCTAAAG AGGATGCTAAAAGGATAGCCATCAAAGAAGAGACCCCAGATCCGGGGTACGAGGCTGCCTGTGGGCCCTGGCCAGGGACAGACCAAGGGACCAGCAACTACTCTTCACAAGGTATGG GTGCACTTTATCATGGCAACCAAGACGGTGACCCCTTGCAGTTTGGCACATCTACGGCTTACACAGCCTTCAACGGAGCACATACAAGCCAGTAG
- the tdg.2 gene encoding G/T mismatch-specific thymine DNA glycosylase isoform X2, translating to MTHITKTTIKMEEKNASMTLPTDYLQYWYQTSQPYFHAPEATEYHHTNNVYYNMDNGREERDMTELTVHREPAEHHVFPAQRPVSPPQNNAIVPPAKKRGRPPKLRTEDGKPVAENDNTAKKAKRTLDRFNGMSVEEVMTKTLPDIIAHNLDILIVGINPGLLSAYKGHHYPNPGNHFWKCLFLAGLSDEQLNYMHDHTLPEKYGIGFTNMVERTTPGSKDLSSKEIREGSRQLVEKLKTYKPSIAAFNGKGIYEIFCKEIFGITPKNLEFGLQPYKVPDTDTVCYLMPSSSPRCAQFPRAQDKVHFYIKLKELRDEIKGVVPNKEIEETEYSFDLSLAKEDAKRIAIKEETPDPGYEAACGPWPGTDQGTSNYSSQGMGALYHGNQDGDPLQFGTSTAYTAFNGAHTSQ from the exons ATGACTCACATTAC TAAAACCACCATTAAGATGGAAGAAAAGAATGCATCAATGACTCTTCCAACGGATTATCTCCAATATTG GTATCAAACCAGCCAGCCATATTTCCATGCACCGGAAGCAACTGAATATCATCACACGAATAATGTCTATTATAACATGGACAATGGTAGAGAAGAACGAGATATGACAGAACTCACTGTCCATCGGGAACCTGCTGAACACCATGTTTTTCCTGCGCAACGACCTGTCTCACCACCACAGAACAATGCAATCG TACCCCCTGCTAAGAAGAGAGGTAGACCTCCAAAACTCAGAACTGAGGACGGTAAACCAGTTGCTGAAAATGACAACACTGCCAAGAAGGCAAAAAGGACTCTTGATCGATTCAATGGTATGTCAGTTGAAGAAGTGATGACAAAAACCCTGCCCGATATCATCGCCCACAATCTTGACATATTGATA GTTGGAATTAATCCAGGACTTCTATCAGCCTACAAAGGACATCATTATCCAAATCCAGGAaatcatttct GGAAGTGTCTTTTCCTGGCTGGCCTAAGTGATGAACAGCTCAATTACATGCATGATCATACTCTGCCAGAGAAGTATGGAATTGGCTTTACCAACATGGTGGAGAGAACCACACCTGGAAGCAAAGATCTCTCAAG TAAAGAGATTCGTGAAGGTAGCAGACAGCTGGTAGAAAAGCTCAAGACATACAAACCGAGCATTGCCGCCTTTAATGGGAAAG GTATTTATGAAATTTTCTGCAAAGAAATCTTTGGAATAACGCCAAAGAATCTTGAATTTGGCCTGCAGCCATACAAGGTCCCGGACACAGATACA GTGTGCTATTTGATGCCGTCATCAAGCCCCCGCTGTGCCCAGTTTCCCCGTGCTCAGGACAAAGTACATTTCTACATTAAGCTCAAGGAGCTGCGGGATGAGATTAAGGGTGTTGTTCCAAATAAAGAAATTGAAGAGACTGAGTACTCTTTTGACCTATCATTGGCTAAAG AGGATGCTAAAAGGATAGCCATCAAAGAAGAGACCCCAGATCCGGGGTACGAGGCTGCCTGTGGGCCCTGGCCAGGGACAGACCAAGGGACCAGCAACTACTCTTCACAAGGTATGG GTGCACTTTATCATGGCAACCAAGACGGTGACCCCTTGCAGTTTGGCACATCTACGGCTTACACAGCCTTCAACGGAGCACATACAAGCCAGTAG